One window from the genome of Paenibacillus azoreducens encodes:
- a CDS encoding MerR family transcriptional regulator, which produces MEKYYSIGEVSKLTGATIKTIRYYDDIHLLSASHVSEAGYRYYNQEDIWQLELILFLRYLGFKINEIKQMLQHELPVSTSIKWQIEAIQHQLDHLERMKRILIQADQQHQPESQLQFLHDISEIIHKSSRKRKDFIAAKMHQAFVEPELSPDWREQMLAAYIDFTPEQQDLTEIQLAAWTRMKAMLSDTTFTAEIRQKLSPFWEAVRQNHIDASPWQTKYKQVTDAVISLIQKGASEQSPEMHRAALDYISLFQNADVPLNLEQLRLFIEQANRMTSARIQEWWELVVTLSPSLVPFFDSQTMIRQTVEWLIANPEHINLRGER; this is translated from the coding sequence GTGGAAAAATACTACTCAATCGGCGAAGTATCGAAACTGACCGGAGCGACCATAAAAACAATCCGCTATTACGATGACATTCATCTGCTTTCGGCTTCCCATGTCAGCGAAGCAGGTTATCGATATTACAATCAGGAAGACATATGGCAGCTTGAGCTGATTTTGTTTTTGCGGTATTTAGGATTCAAAATCAATGAAATCAAGCAAATGCTTCAACATGAACTGCCTGTGTCCACATCGATCAAGTGGCAGATCGAAGCAATCCAGCATCAACTGGACCATCTTGAGCGGATGAAACGGATCCTGATTCAGGCCGATCAACAGCATCAACCCGAATCCCAGCTGCAATTTTTGCATGACATCTCGGAGATCATCCATAAATCGAGCCGGAAACGCAAAGATTTTATCGCAGCAAAAATGCACCAAGCCTTCGTAGAGCCGGAGCTTTCCCCGGATTGGCGGGAGCAAATGCTCGCTGCTTATATCGATTTTACGCCTGAGCAGCAGGATTTAACCGAAATCCAGCTTGCCGCCTGGACCCGAATGAAGGCGATGCTGTCTGATACAACCTTTACCGCAGAAATCAGACAGAAGCTAAGCCCCTTCTGGGAGGCTGTCCGGCAGAATCACATCGACGCTTCGCCATGGCAGACAAAATACAAGCAAGTAACGGACGCCGTCATTTCGCTTATACAAAAAGGGGCGTCGGAACAAAGCCCGGAAATGCACAGAGCCGCATTGGATTACATCTCATTATTCCAAAACGCCGATGTGCCGCTGAACCTGGAACAGCTGCGGTTGTTTATCGAGCAGGCCAATCGCATGACCTCCGCGCGCATTCAGGAATGGTGGGAACTGGTCGTAACTCTTAGCCCTTCGCTTGTACCTTTTTTCGACTCGCAGACGATGATCCGCCAGACTGTTGAATGGTTAATCGCAAACCCTGAACATATCAATCTTAGAGGTGAAAGATAA
- a CDS encoding alpha/beta fold hydrolase — MSITPLHVSLPEGNIHIAVYGSQNKTPVILLHGTAAYHYCWRNVAAHLAQSYRVYCPDMLGAGFSDKPIDVPYSKRAQALRLISAIESLGCGPVHLAGHSLGGEVATHIALEAPHLIQSLMLIAPDGFRQGVIPPVRWAARKGWMNGMFRRAMRSQMKPKTLSRILALPLDRITPDFMENWTMPYTHPNTPDIIAKSLADDDTGVISDHVPQITLPSLLVYGTKDRMIPKRVFAKYQAHLPNVRTEIYEGYGHVLMEQCPERLSETIDSFVKENL; from the coding sequence ATGAGCATAACCCCACTCCATGTCTCTCTGCCTGAGGGCAATATACATATTGCTGTTTACGGTTCGCAAAACAAGACTCCCGTCATTCTTTTGCATGGTACGGCTGCCTATCATTACTGTTGGCGGAATGTGGCTGCCCATCTCGCTCAATCTTACCGTGTCTATTGTCCGGATATGTTGGGTGCCGGATTCAGTGACAAACCGATAGACGTTCCATACTCCAAGCGCGCCCAAGCATTACGTCTGATATCGGCAATCGAATCTCTTGGGTGCGGTCCTGTCCATTTGGCCGGGCATTCCCTTGGAGGAGAGGTTGCGACTCATATCGCGCTGGAAGCTCCCCATCTGATCCAAAGCTTGATGCTGATTGCTCCCGATGGCTTCAGGCAAGGCGTTATCCCTCCCGTCAGGTGGGCCGCCCGAAAAGGTTGGATGAACGGCATGTTCCGCAGAGCCATGCGCAGTCAGATGAAGCCCAAAACATTATCCCGAATACTGGCGCTTCCACTTGACCGCATCACTCCGGATTTCATGGAAAATTGGACTATGCCGTACACCCACCCAAACACTCCGGATATCATTGCCAAATCGCTTGCCGATGACGATACAGGAGTCATATCTGATCATGTACCCCAAATTACGCTCCCATCCCTGCTGGTTTATGGCACAAAGGATCGGATGATACCTAAGCGGGTTTTTGCCAAGTATCAGGCTCATTTGCCTAATGTCCGCACGGAGATTTATGAAGGTTATGGACATGTGCTTATGGAGCAGTGCCCCGAGCGTTTATCGGAAACGATCGACAGTTTTGTGAAGGAAAATCTCTAG
- a CDS encoding DUF4097 family beta strand repeat-containing protein yields the protein MPKTNFSTDEKGEMNIKTETGDIGVDYGTEPSNLKVKVENAKGDTSVNLGGLSTANETNKDVSGTIGAGENSLYVKSRSGTIEVK from the coding sequence ATGCCGAAAACTAATTTCAGCACTGACGAAAAAGGCGAAATGAACATCAAAACCGAAACGGGTGATATTGGGGTCGACTATGGAACAGAGCCGTCCAATTTAAAGGTCAAGGTAGAGAATGCGAAAGGCGATACATCCGTTAACTTGGGCGGTCTATCCACGGCAAATGAAACGAACAAGGATGTCAGCGGGACGATCGGCGCCGGGGAGAACTCGCTGTATGTCAAAAGCCGATCGGGAACGATTGAGGTCAAGTAG
- a CDS encoding glycoside hydrolase family 2 TIM barrel-domain containing protein, with the protein MTVQPYWENPSILQEHREQARASYIPYGDVESARTGKRARSPWYQTLNGSWKFQYNRRAKDIGTDWTRETFDTTDWDDLLVPSCWQVQGYDQLQYTNVNYPFPYDPPYVPDDNPAGLYVREFRVGENWSGKDTYIMFEGVNACFYLWINGAYVGYSQGSRVPAEFNIASYVRQGSNKIAVMVLKWCDGSYLEDQDQWRYTGIFRDVYLLARDKAHVRDVFCRTELAEDLRSARLQVELETTGAAAVTVQLMDAPGQELLNECRNVDGKQVFEFHIDSPVLWNAEHHYLYEVYVTSGEEVLRFRIGFRRIEIKDGIFRINGQDIKLKGVNRHDSHPELGQTIPLQHMIEDLKLMKRHNVNTIRTSHYPNDPRFLDLCDEFGFYVIDEADLESHGDYVAKDGNGVTKLPEWKEAFLDRQIRMVERDKNHACVIIWSLGNESSYGPNHVAMAEWTQARDQSRLVHYEGASFDPEHVYDQSSLDMESRMYMPVPDLEAYAKDDSKTKPMFLCEYSHAMGNGPGDLKDYWEVMYAYPKLMGGCVWEWVDHGIKTYTEEGKPFFAYGGDFGEKPHDGNFCIDGLVSPDRKPNNGLLELKEIYAPVAIEAIDAAKGRFKITNRYDFSYLWELSLRYALRAEGELLQQGEIALPEIAPHDSAEIAVNMNIPASVTAAVDLEFSLVQNEELAWAEAGHEVASRQFEVKSRTKQAGQAAANAAGPSRTIQAAEHGRILVIEGFDFKHTFDLSLGALTGISKQGVKMLAAPASFQVWRAPTDNDRNEKHAWMSHGLDRAVCKIYSAAWEQPSAGQVTIKVSYSLGGYSIRNILHGTAVWTFLGDGSITLKTDVEVKEAIDFLPRFGLQLTMPRGNEAVTYYGLGPHESYVDKKLSVKRDVYRLSVDQMHKDYIMPQENGSRYNTEWAVVGNQLGVGLLFTAKDTFSFNASHYTPEDLTAAQHNVELVRRDETIVHLDYKMSGVGSNSCGPRLIDKYQFNEKSFTFEMEIRPVFTEDE; encoded by the coding sequence TTGACCGTACAGCCTTACTGGGAAAACCCATCCATATTGCAAGAGCATCGCGAACAAGCCCGCGCTTCCTATATTCCGTATGGAGATGTGGAAAGCGCACGCACGGGCAAACGAGCCCGCTCACCGTGGTATCAAACACTGAATGGCAGCTGGAAGTTCCAATATAACCGGCGGGCCAAAGATATCGGCACCGATTGGACCCGGGAAACATTCGATACGACGGATTGGGATGATCTGCTTGTTCCATCTTGCTGGCAGGTACAAGGGTATGATCAGCTTCAATATACGAACGTTAATTATCCATTTCCTTATGATCCGCCATATGTGCCGGACGACAATCCTGCCGGTTTGTATGTAAGGGAGTTTCGTGTTGGCGAGAATTGGTCAGGTAAAGACACGTACATCATGTTCGAGGGTGTGAACGCTTGCTTCTATCTATGGATTAACGGAGCTTACGTCGGATACAGCCAAGGCAGCCGCGTGCCCGCAGAATTTAACATCGCTTCATATGTACGCCAAGGAAGCAATAAGATTGCCGTGATGGTGCTTAAATGGTGTGACGGCTCTTATTTGGAAGACCAGGATCAATGGCGTTATACAGGTATTTTCCGTGACGTGTATCTGCTTGCGCGCGATAAAGCCCATGTCCGCGATGTTTTCTGCCGCACGGAGCTTGCGGAGGATTTGAGATCCGCCCGGCTGCAGGTAGAGCTGGAGACAACAGGCGCTGCGGCGGTGACGGTTCAGTTGATGGACGCTCCTGGACAAGAACTGCTGAATGAGTGCCGGAATGTGGATGGCAAGCAAGTTTTCGAATTCCACATCGACTCGCCAGTACTGTGGAACGCGGAACATCATTACCTATACGAGGTGTATGTGACGAGCGGCGAGGAAGTACTGCGCTTTCGGATCGGTTTCCGGCGGATCGAGATCAAAGACGGCATCTTCCGCATCAATGGACAAGACATTAAGTTGAAGGGAGTGAACCGGCATGACTCCCATCCCGAGCTTGGTCAAACGATTCCGCTGCAGCATATGATTGAGGATCTGAAGCTCATGAAGCGCCATAACGTCAATACGATCCGCACATCCCATTATCCGAATGACCCGCGTTTCCTGGATCTGTGCGACGAGTTCGGTTTTTACGTGATCGATGAAGCGGATTTGGAGTCCCACGGCGACTATGTCGCAAAGGATGGCAACGGGGTAACGAAGCTGCCTGAATGGAAGGAAGCCTTCCTGGATCGCCAGATCCGCATGGTGGAACGGGATAAAAACCATGCTTGCGTGATTATCTGGTCGCTTGGCAATGAATCTTCTTATGGGCCAAACCATGTCGCAATGGCGGAATGGACGCAAGCCCGCGATCAGTCCAGACTCGTTCATTATGAAGGAGCATCCTTTGATCCGGAGCATGTATATGATCAGAGCAGCCTTGATATGGAGAGCCGCATGTATATGCCCGTTCCTGATTTGGAGGCATACGCAAAGGACGACAGCAAAACAAAACCGATGTTTCTCTGCGAATACAGCCATGCGATGGGGAATGGCCCGGGCGATCTCAAGGATTACTGGGAGGTTATGTATGCTTATCCCAAACTCATGGGCGGCTGCGTCTGGGAATGGGTGGACCATGGCATCAAAACGTATACCGAAGAGGGGAAACCTTTCTTCGCTTATGGCGGCGATTTCGGCGAGAAGCCGCATGACGGCAACTTCTGCATAGACGGCCTGGTAAGTCCGGACCGCAAACCGAACAACGGCTTGCTGGAGCTTAAGGAAATCTACGCTCCGGTAGCGATCGAAGCAATTGATGCCGCCAAGGGCCGGTTCAAAATTACGAACCGGTATGATTTCTCCTACTTATGGGAGCTTTCCCTCCGCTACGCTTTACGCGCCGAAGGTGAGCTGCTCCAGCAAGGGGAAATTGCCCTGCCGGAAATCGCTCCGCATGACAGCGCGGAAATTGCCGTCAACATGAATATTCCCGCGTCCGTGACAGCTGCCGTCGACCTTGAATTCAGCCTTGTTCAGAACGAGGAGCTGGCATGGGCGGAAGCTGGACATGAAGTGGCGAGCAGGCAGTTTGAAGTGAAATCCCGTACGAAGCAAGCAGGTCAAGCCGCAGCGAATGCCGCAGGTCCTTCGAGAACGATCCAGGCCGCCGAGCATGGGCGAATCCTTGTCATCGAAGGTTTTGATTTCAAGCATACGTTTGATCTAAGCTTAGGCGCCCTCACAGGCATCTCGAAGCAGGGAGTGAAGATGCTTGCTGCGCCGGCAAGCTTTCAGGTTTGGCGTGCGCCGACGGACAATGACCGCAACGAGAAGCATGCCTGGATGAGCCATGGGCTTGACCGGGCCGTCTGCAAAATTTACAGCGCCGCATGGGAACAGCCTTCCGCCGGACAGGTTACGATTAAGGTCAGCTACTCATTAGGCGGTTATTCCATCCGCAATATTTTGCATGGAACGGCTGTATGGACGTTCCTCGGGGACGGTTCGATTACGCTTAAAACCGATGTTGAGGTGAAGGAAGCGATTGATTTCCTGCCGCGATTCGGACTTCAGCTTACCATGCCGAGGGGCAACGAGGCTGTTACTTATTATGGCCTTGGACCACATGAAAGTTATGTCGATAAGAAGCTCAGCGTGAAGCGGGATGTATATCGCCTCAGTGTCGATCAAATGCATAAGGATTATATTATGCCGCAGGAAAATGGCTCCCGTTATAATACGGAATGGGCGGTTGTCGGCAATCAGCTGGGCGTGGGCCTGCTTTTCACGGCGAAGGATACCTTCTCCTTCAACGCCAGCCATTACACGCCGGAGGACTTGACGGCCGCTCAGCACAATGTCGAATTGGTCCGCCGCGACGAAACGATCGTGCATCTGGATTACAAGATGAGCGGCGTCGGCTCCAACTCTTGCGGACCGCGGCTGATTGATAAATACCAGTTCAACGAGAAGTCGTTCACCTTCGAAATGGAGATCCGTCCGGTCTTTACGGAGGATGAATAA
- a CDS encoding AraC family transcriptional regulator, which yields MANKLGFLMQSDTMMQLPIYMTGAGHWNHQEPIHRPDGYPQFQWLHCVSGQGELKVGGQAYRVKPGSGMFLYPDEEHAYYSMEKPWEVYWITFMGRDAESLAHLAGINASGVYTVQSQELILNHMKNALSLTCSDKPLAGLECSKLAYMFLIDLMTDRMHASSTDQGYLRLQPVFDYMENHYQRDITLQELAEQLRVSTQHLCLLFRKILNKRPMEYLNQLRIQKSKERLLECPDARIGEIAGHVGFTTPGYFSTLFKRMEGMTPEAFRKLNGIR from the coding sequence ATGGCAAACAAGCTTGGGTTTCTCATGCAAAGCGATACGATGATGCAGCTTCCGATTTATATGACGGGGGCGGGACATTGGAATCATCAGGAACCGATCCACCGGCCGGACGGCTACCCTCAGTTCCAATGGCTGCACTGTGTATCCGGCCAAGGCGAACTCAAGGTGGGCGGCCAGGCATACCGGGTAAAACCGGGTTCGGGCATGTTCCTATATCCCGACGAAGAGCATGCCTATTACAGTATGGAGAAGCCATGGGAAGTGTACTGGATCACGTTTATGGGACGGGATGCCGAGAGCCTTGCTCATTTGGCCGGTATAAATGCTTCCGGCGTCTATACAGTGCAAAGCCAAGAACTGATCCTGAATCATATGAAAAACGCGCTGTCCTTAACATGCTCCGACAAGCCGCTTGCGGGACTGGAATGCTCCAAGCTGGCCTATATGTTCCTCATTGACCTCATGACCGACAGGATGCATGCTTCCTCTACCGATCAAGGGTATTTGCGCCTGCAACCCGTTTTTGACTATATGGAAAACCATTATCAGCGGGATATTACGCTGCAGGAGCTCGCCGAACAGCTCAGGGTATCCACACAGCATTTATGCCTTCTTTTCCGCAAAATCCTGAACAAACGCCCCATGGAATACCTGAACCAGCTCCGCATCCAGAAAAGCAAGGAACGACTGCTGGAATGCCCAGATGCGCGGATCGGCGAAATCGCCGGGCATGTGGGGTTTACGACGCCGGGGTATTTTAGTACGCTATTCAAACGTATGGAAGGGATGACGCCGGAGGCTTTCCGCAAGCTGAATGGTATAAGGTGA
- a CDS encoding alanine/glycine:cation symporter family protein, whose product MHVLELVNQWVWGAPLLILLVGTGIWLTCRLGLLQVIRLPLALRLIFKAKNEGEGDVSSFGALATALAATVGTGNIVGVATAIQIGGPGALLWMWIAAFFGMATKYAEGVLAVKFRTMDDKGQVSGGPMYYIERGLGSKFKPLAVFFAISGVLVALFGIGTFPQVNAIVSSTQSSWGVPAIVTAGIMTVVTALVTLGGIKSISQVSTKVVPVMAIIYIVASFVVLITFADQIPHAVALVFEGAFNGAAAGGGFLGATVMMAIRNGVARGVFSNESGLGSAPIAAAAAKTKWPAEQGLVSMTGTFFDTIIICTLTGLTLIVTGVWQGAERGAMMTQAAFDAAIPYGSIILTICLMLFAFTTILGWNYYGERCITYLFGVKSILPYRIVFILLIAFGAFIKLEAIWLLADIVNGLMALPNLIALLGLSGVVVAETHRYLQHMKSQKLG is encoded by the coding sequence ATGCATGTATTAGAGCTGGTAAACCAATGGGTATGGGGAGCTCCGCTGCTCATTTTATTGGTAGGCACAGGAATATGGCTGACCTGCCGGCTTGGTCTGCTGCAGGTGATAAGGCTGCCGCTTGCCTTAAGACTGATATTCAAGGCCAAAAATGAAGGCGAAGGCGACGTATCGAGCTTCGGCGCCTTGGCGACAGCGCTTGCCGCGACGGTCGGTACAGGGAATATCGTCGGGGTTGCGACCGCAATCCAAATTGGTGGTCCCGGAGCGTTATTATGGATGTGGATCGCCGCGTTTTTCGGAATGGCAACGAAATATGCGGAAGGGGTATTAGCGGTCAAGTTTCGGACGATGGATGATAAAGGTCAGGTCTCCGGCGGGCCGATGTATTATATTGAACGGGGGCTTGGCAGCAAATTTAAGCCGCTGGCCGTATTTTTCGCCATAAGCGGCGTTCTGGTGGCGTTGTTCGGCATCGGGACATTCCCGCAGGTGAATGCGATCGTATCTTCGACGCAGTCCAGCTGGGGAGTCCCCGCGATCGTGACAGCGGGAATCATGACAGTGGTGACCGCATTAGTCACTTTGGGCGGAATCAAAAGCATCTCGCAAGTGTCGACCAAGGTTGTCCCTGTGATGGCCATCATTTATATCGTTGCTAGTTTTGTCGTGCTGATCACATTTGCCGATCAAATCCCGCATGCAGTAGCCCTTGTTTTTGAGGGCGCATTTAACGGTGCGGCAGCGGGCGGAGGTTTTCTTGGCGCAACCGTCATGATGGCGATCCGAAATGGGGTGGCGCGAGGCGTGTTTTCGAATGAATCGGGCCTGGGGAGTGCGCCGATTGCAGCGGCAGCCGCAAAAACCAAGTGGCCGGCGGAACAGGGGCTCGTTTCGATGACAGGCACTTTTTTTGACACGATCATTATTTGTACGTTAACGGGGTTAACCCTGATCGTCACAGGGGTCTGGCAGGGAGCTGAACGCGGGGCGATGATGACCCAGGCGGCATTTGATGCCGCGATTCCGTACGGATCGATCATTCTGACGATATGTCTGATGTTATTTGCGTTTACGACGATTTTGGGCTGGAATTATTACGGCGAGCGCTGTATCACATATCTGTTTGGCGTGAAATCCATCCTGCCGTATCGCATTGTATTTATCCTTTTGATCGCCTTTGGAGCTTTTATCAAACTGGAGGCTATTTGGCTGCTTGCGGATATTGTAAACGGGCTGATGGCGCTGCCGAATTTGATTGCCCTATTAGGTTTATCAGGGGTAGTTGTGGCGGAGACACACCGATATTTGCAACATATGAAAAGTCAAAAGTTAGGCTGA
- a CDS encoding Fic family protein: MAQVPFTPENLPLGNDRLNQLMFLHELIEANKKVAQYQVLLQNTKLPSHLLLNPVMLNEAVQSTKIEGTQVTLDEVLEVEAHSRKNNKDVQEVLNYYHALRDGMDRLSILPISTRLFKEMHITLMSNNVRGSNRSPGEYRTIQNFIGPEGCTIETATYIPPQPHLVNSYMNNLEIYINNPQDDLDELVRIAIIHAQFETIHPFLDGNGRIGRILIPLYLYSKKVIDYPNFFLSEALERDKHKYYRYLNDTRYKGDWNQWVLFFLEAIILQADKNIRLINEINKLYDHDLDVAQSLINSSGVKKLIDAVFQKPIFTVHTISSTADISEATCRRYLSILEANRIIFSDGKQRFKTYYYYNLLDKLR, translated from the coding sequence ATGGCACAAGTACCATTTACACCTGAGAATTTGCCGTTAGGCAATGATCGTCTTAACCAGCTCATGTTCCTCCACGAGTTAATTGAAGCGAATAAAAAGGTTGCACAGTACCAAGTATTACTTCAAAATACAAAGCTTCCTTCACATCTATTATTAAATCCTGTTATGCTGAATGAAGCAGTACAATCGACTAAAATTGAAGGTACCCAAGTAACCTTGGATGAGGTCCTCGAAGTCGAGGCACACAGTAGAAAAAATAATAAAGATGTACAAGAAGTTCTAAATTATTATCATGCATTACGAGATGGAATGGATAGATTATCCATTCTCCCGATATCAACCAGACTATTCAAAGAAATGCACATAACTCTAATGTCCAATAATGTGCGAGGAAGCAACAGGTCCCCTGGTGAGTATAGAACGATACAAAACTTCATCGGACCCGAGGGATGCACTATTGAAACCGCTACTTATATTCCTCCACAACCTCATTTGGTCAATAGTTATATGAACAATCTTGAAATTTATATCAATAACCCGCAAGATGACCTTGATGAACTTGTAAGAATCGCCATCATTCACGCCCAATTTGAAACTATACACCCCTTTCTTGATGGGAACGGAAGAATAGGCCGAATATTAATTCCTTTGTACTTATATAGCAAAAAGGTAATTGACTATCCTAATTTCTTCTTAAGTGAGGCATTAGAACGGGATAAACACAAATATTATCGTTATCTTAACGACACTAGATATAAAGGAGATTGGAATCAATGGGTTCTCTTCTTCCTTGAAGCGATTATTCTTCAAGCAGACAAAAATATCAGGCTAATTAATGAGATCAACAAATTATATGATCACGATTTAGATGTAGCTCAATCACTCATCAACAGCAGCGGAGTCAAAAAGTTGATCGATGCTGTTTTTCAAAAACCGATATTTACAGTCCATACCATTTCATCCACAGCAGATATTTCAGAGGCAACCTGTAGAAGATATTTATCCATTCTGGAAGCAAACAGAATTATTTTTTCTGATGGCAAACAAAGGTTCAAAACATATTATTACTATAATCTGCTGGACAAATTACGGTAA
- the ltrA gene encoding group II intron reverse transcriptase/maturase, with product MRSSEKRRQPNIPQGSFQQREAVKPQGYVGAPSSSPAQVAPSSREDQNDLLENMLEGDNLRLAYKRVVQNGGGPGVDGVTVAELQAYLKTHWETVKAELLAGTYRPAPVKRVEIPKPGGGVRLLGIPTVMDRFLQQALLQVMNPMFDAHFSWYSYGFRSGKRAHDAVKQAQHYIQSGRRWVVDLDLEKFFDQVNHDMLMAKVARKVKDKRVLKLIRAYLSAGAMENGVCQKTEEGTPQGGPLSPLLANILLDDLDRELHRRGLRFVRYADDCNIFVASKRAGERVMESVTRYVEGKLKLKVNREKSAVDRPWNRKFLGFSFLSNKKATIRLAPKTIHRLKEKIRELTSRTRPIAMEERIARLNRYLMGWLGYFRLASAQKHYERLDKWIRRRLRMCLWKQWKRVRTRIRELRALGVPDWATFIMANSRRGAWEMSRNMNNALPTSYWEAKGLKSLLSRYLELR from the coding sequence ATGCGTTCGAGTGAAAAGCGAAGACAGCCGAATATCCCGCAAGGGAGCTTCCAGCAGAGAGAAGCGGTGAAGCCGCAAGGGTATGTTGGAGCGCCGAGCTCTTCACCGGCACAAGTCGCCCCTTCCTCTCGCGAAGACCAAAACGACCTGCTGGAGAACATGCTCGAAGGAGATAACCTTCGGCTCGCTTACAAGCGGGTGGTCCAAAACGGAGGAGGTCCTGGTGTGGACGGTGTAACGGTAGCCGAGCTACAAGCTTACCTGAAAACTCACTGGGAAACGGTGAAAGCCGAACTTCTGGCGGGAACCTACCGGCCGGCGCCAGTCAAACGGGTGGAAATCCCCAAACCCGGAGGCGGCGTACGGCTGCTCGGTATCCCGACCGTAATGGACCGCTTCCTCCAGCAAGCGCTTCTACAAGTGATGAATCCGATGTTTGATGCTCACTTTTCGTGGTACAGCTACGGCTTTAGATCCGGAAAGCGGGCTCATGACGCAGTGAAGCAAGCGCAGCACTATATCCAAAGCGGCCGAAGATGGGTCGTAGATCTGGACCTGGAGAAGTTCTTTGACCAGGTGAATCATGATATGCTCATGGCCAAGGTGGCACGGAAGGTGAAGGACAAGCGAGTGTTGAAGCTGATCCGAGCTTACCTGAGTGCCGGAGCGATGGAAAACGGAGTTTGCCAAAAGACCGAGGAAGGAACGCCGCAAGGTGGTCCGCTCAGTCCACTCTTGGCCAACATCCTGCTGGACGATCTGGATCGAGAGCTTCACCGGAGAGGATTGCGGTTTGTCCGCTACGCGGACGACTGTAATATCTTCGTCGCGAGTAAACGAGCAGGAGAGCGTGTGATGGAGTCGGTGACACGCTATGTAGAAGGAAAGCTAAAACTGAAAGTGAATCGGGAGAAGAGCGCGGTGGACCGGCCATGGAACCGTAAGTTTCTTGGCTTTAGTTTTCTGTCGAACAAGAAGGCTACGATTCGACTAGCCCCCAAGACGATACACCGATTGAAGGAGAAGATCCGGGAGCTCACAAGCCGCACCCGCCCGATAGCGATGGAAGAGAGGATTGCTCGTCTCAATCGCTATCTGATGGGTTGGCTGGGCTACTTTCGTCTGGCCTCAGCCCAGAAACACTACGAGAGATTGGACAAATGGATCCGAAGAAGATTGCGCATGTGCCTATGGAAACAATGGAAGCGAGTACGTACGCGTATCCGAGAACTCCGGGCCTTGGGCGTGCCAGACTGGGCCACTTTCATCATGGCCAACTCCCGCAGAGGAGCTTGGGAAATGTCCCGAAACATGAATAACGCCCTTCCGACATCCTATTGGGAAGCGAAAGGGCTGAAAAGTCTGCTTTCTCGTTATTTGGAACTTCGTTAA